The Girardinichthys multiradiatus isolate DD_20200921_A chromosome 23, DD_fGirMul_XY1, whole genome shotgun sequence DNA segment TCTCTACTAGTCTAACCTGGCGACACACCCTCAGAAAGACTTGTTATTTCAGCTGTTAGGAGCAGAGGGTTCAGCAAATGCAAAACGGCTTTGATTTTCTTCTGCCAAATTGGGACGCAATGTGATGAAACTGAGTTTTAGAGATAATGGTGACATcagttacagaaataaatgttctgaagcaatgctttttctgtgtgtttctgaTTCAAACAGGCAGTTAAAGCTCAAAAATAGCTACTTTAGCCTTGCCACGCAGATCCTTTCAGTTTAGACTGATTTCCAACTTAAAttaaacaagtggtccaattgCTAAATTCatcaaagcttttatttttcttaaaatgtggGAAAAATGCCATTCCTGGATGAAGGGTGAAGCAATCATTGTCATAACTTAATGTATCTGGGCTGGGTTAAAGTGATCCTTTATGGCTGATTCAGTTTTTTACAAAGGTGTGGTCAGATTAAGTTTATTGGGATGGTCCAGTTCATCATATCTATCAAAAGCTTTTCTTTTAATAGTCTTTTAATAGATTTGTGCGAATTCTTTCTACATGAGGTGAACACATCACTAAATTAAAAGTGTTCAAACTGTGCCTGTCAGTCTTGTTGAATCAATGCAAACTAATTGAGTTGGttaaacctgaaaaaaacatcttctgTTTCATGTAACGAATAACATTGTTTACACCGTTCAACAAAGAACACACAGCAGGGTTTTTAAGCACTGAGGACAGACATAACAATTGAAAGGGAATTTAAATCTTTCAagagtgtttttctttgttgcatAATGTTGCACCAGAGTTTTGCATCATTCTGTTTCAAATGAAGTGCTTCTGGATtgaagaaaaagttttttttatcatatatcATTGTTATTGCAGTTAATATTTGTGTGAATAAAGGATAAAGGATATGTAAACACAGACTTGTCCTACTGATCATGGTTGATCAGGTATATGCTGTAACAGAGGTAAACgaatctaaaatgttttcttgtaaATGATCCAAACGCCACAGATCTTTAGTTTCTCTCACAGTTCAGCcacttttcattatttatttatttattttgactcTTTAGGctacatctgaaaaaaaaaaaatctgtctttgTGCCTTTACGTGTTAGTGTGAATTGAGAGCCAGACACGAGGTGCATTTAGGAAACACGTGGCCCACGTGCCAGCAGTAGTGCTTCAAGAAGAAGAGTGGGGGAGGCTATGAATAGCAGCAAATATCTTTCATGACAAAAGATAAAGAGCAACAGGAACGTTTCTTCCACCTCTTTGTAGTGACTGCATGAAAATAATGTGGGTTAGGTGTCAGTGGTGGAAGAAAAAGCAGAGGCACATCAAATTGAAACCTCATTAAGACCGTCGTCAGCAGTCTAACCCGAGGGATTAAGCTCCAAACTGGATCTTTAACGGTCAACCAGCTCACCTTCGTGTCACTCCCTGTCACTCCACTGACAACGTCATGGCTGACTCACAGTCTGCCGACATCAAGGCCGGGAAACGTTTCCCAGCTCTCAGCTTCACATAGAGAAACTTTGATCGCAAAATAACAGTAGAATAACTATGCTAAACGAGTTTGCATTTGTCTATGTTTTATGCTGTATTCTACATAGCTTTAGGCGTGTGCATCACCATTGCATCAGCGATTTGCAAGTAACttcagagaaaaaacaaatcgtAATAGCCACACAGACGGATGAGAAAGTAAAGGAGCAGAGGCATTATGACGCTATATGTTTACCAcactgtatatttttttgtcCGGTGAAAAGTGATGGGCGATTGCTTTTTAACTGTCCAATGGCATGCTTGTgcaattgtaaaatatttttcaaggaGAGGTGATGGAATGCACACTCACAAAAACATCACCaacacagcaaaaacaaatctattttttattgttaagtGTTAGACCTGTGAAGAGTCTCACTTTCTTATTCCTTGTTTAAAGTTATACACACATTCCCTCTACAAAAGTTTTTTCTAGATGAATAAGTACTTCTGTTAAGATATTAAAACTTGTCATTGTATTGAAAGACAAAGTTGTGGCACTTATTGTCTGatcattttcaaagtttttgtttGATGCAATCCTGGAGTGTCTGAACTATTAACACCAAGTTTCATTTTTATACTCTCAGGACAACAGAGTACACTCTTTCAGTCCCACCAAATCAGCTTTAGGCTcaaactttgactagaccattacAACACcctgattatttttttctttttagacttTGTGTTGTAGATTTATTATTGTGTCCGGCTTTAGCTGTCAGACAGATGTCCTCACATTATACAGTATAATACAGAGGTGCTTCATGGTTGACTCAGTGACTGCAAGATGCCCCGGTCCTTTGGCTGCAAAACGATCATAAATCATCATGCTACCATCATGCTAGACGATTGATATGAGTGTTTGTGCTTATGTGCTGTGTTTAGGTTTGGCTAATCATCTCCACTTTAGTCACATCTGTCCAAAAACTATTGTTCCAGAAATTTTTCCAAATCCAAGTTATTCCAAAATCGGCCACCTGGATTTGTTGTTAAATGGAGCAGTGAAGTTGGATCCATTTTCAGGAGCATAAGCTAccatatttgtttgtttctgagaTTTCTGCTTGCAACTCTTCTGAACAAACCATACTTCTTTCGTCTTTCTCTAATTGTTCTAATTGTActgttaataaattaattgGCAATACTTGTCTTCTGCTTTCCGCGCTAAATCCCATGAAGGCAGTGATGGTTTACCTTAATTTGCAGCTTTCCGTTTTGGCGTTATTTTTGTTTGGTAAATATTAAAGGTTTCGaatctgttgtttgatttggaCTCGTAGGTTAGATTTGAATAACATTCCCATCTGGTCAagacaaaatcttttttttcctgctacCATGTTAGAACTAGAAGTCTTTTTTCTGTCATCATGATCCCTTTTTCATCCATTTTCTGCCCGTTAAATTCAAACTCcccttttttaaaactgtttaacaCTAAATTTGTTTGTGTCAATTCTCGGCCTTCCTTGCAGATAAGATTATTGGCTTGCCACAGaagtatatacacacacatgaaTATACAGGTTTCTCTTAAATCAACTTTAGGATTAAAATTTATCTTAAGATCTATCACAAATAAATTCATAAGGCTTACTGAGTAAAAACATTACTACTTAATCTCAAGAGCTGGACAGATTCTTCGGTACTGAGtctgttaaaatacattttaaagtttatgtGATGTTAGTTTAGTTTTAGTAAGTAAGACAGATCAAACAAATAGCGGCTGTAGTTATAGGTTTAAGCACCGAAATCTGCCACTTTGATCCCTTTTGTGCTGTTGCCTGAATTACCATCAAACTCCATCCAGTATAAGTCACAGTGCATGTAGGATGACGGCGAATCATACTATTTGCATCCTCCATCAGGTATCTTGTTGACTCATGATGTTCAAAAAAAGCGGCACAATTCCCAGAACTGCAGCTGCTCACTCAACCTTTATATGTATATCTGCTTTCATAATATCCTGTGCATCATATACTTAGTTTCTCATTATAATTACAAGTCAAATTTGTTTTCAGAGTGAAAAGAAGATGACCAGCGAGACCCCGTCCACAATCTCCGTGGCTCTGATGAACCCCCAAATGGCCTCCACCTCTGCAGACAGCAAAAACTCCTCCACGCAGCAGCTCTCCATCAGTGTGTGAGTCATTTCTGAAACAATACATTATGAAGATGATAATGTAGGAATGCAAGAATtaaagtattaagaaaataacAAGAAAAGCATAAATACAAGTTTATGGACCATAACGTGTAGTCTGCCTGCAGGTGCGCTGTCCTGTATTCCTACAAACCTCGTCGACCGGAGGAACTGGAGCTGAGGAAAGGAGAGATGGTCGGCGTGTACGGAAAGTTCAAAGAAGGCTGGCTCCGTGGGTTGTCGCTCAGAACGGGGAAAGTGGGCATTCTTCCCAGCAACTACATCACCCCTGTGCTCAGGTGAGTGGCTGCATTTAAATGCATGCAAGAAGGCTATCAAAAGTGAACAAatcaaatcaatcaatcaaatcaAAAGGTAAAATGCTTTCTTTAAGAGCTCAatgctcaaataaataaatagatactTTTTAAAAAAGTTCTCTGTAATGTAATATTAAAGATCTTGATACAGAGCCTTGTTAAGGTATTCGCACCCCTCTAACTGCTTTATTATGTTACAACCACGCCCTTCatttgggttttatgtgatggactaaCACAAGAATTGCTgattttgaaatggaaaaaagaattcatggttttcaaaatatttttaatattttacagctGCATGTCTGTCAGGGTGTGTCTCAGCCAAGCCAGGTTGGATGGAAAGCCTCTGTGACTTTAAATGTTCAACTCTTGCCTCAGAATCTCAGTTGTTTTacttctggactttgactgggccattttaaaacaggcaaattatttgatctgatctaaaccattccatgtAGCTCTAGCAGTTTGATCGCCTGCTGGAAACCGAACCCCTGCttcagtcttaagtcttttttaGCCACTAActttatcttcccatcaattcttACCACCTTCCTGCTCCGGCTGCAGAacagcatctccacagcatgatgctagtACTACAACGCCCTACCATGGAGATAATGTGTTCAAGGTGGTATGTTAGTTTTATgccaaacacagagaaaaaattACATTGTGTTTTCTGAGCACCTTCTTTgacatgtttgcagtttttccCTACGTGGCTTATGGGGCAAACTGAGAACTTTAAATAATGGCTTTCTAGTTGCTGTTTATCTACAGGTGTCAGATTTGCAGACTGCATGACTGATAGTTGACCTGTCAGCAGATTATCCTACAGGACACAGAAAAACTGGCTCAAGCCTTTATATTACGCAGGTTAGACTGCAACGGTGTGTTTACTGGTCTTTGCAAAAAAATCAGGCAGCTGAagctcatccaaaatgctgACCAACACTAGGAAAATGGATCATATCATAATAGTTGTTAAATTACTCCACTGGATCCCTATTTGCCAAAGAATAGATTTTAGGAGGAGTTGCTTGTCAGGTAAGAACCATATGGACCCCTCATGTCTTCAGAGACCTGCTGACTCAGTATTCCCAGATGTAAAACTAAACAAGGGGAGGCAGATTTCAGTTTCTATGGTCCTCAGCTCTGGAATAAACTTCTTGAAAACCTGATGTGTGCACAAACAGTTGGCttctttaaatcaggactgaaaacattttctgttcacTGTAGCTTTTGATCCAAGAATTTGACTAATGAACTGTTTGTCTGTTGAAGCCTGACATTGAAGACTAGATTTGGATGGGATATAAATTTAAAAGTAGATTTCCAAAGCCTTCAGTcgtaacatttgttttttttatgctatGCTATTAAGTGCATGACaaattaatttctgtttttcagtaaacttttctttttgactTTCCTTTAATGTCCTGTAAAGCGCTTTTGTTCACCTTGTGTATGAATtgtgcaatataaataaactggacatatctacagctcctccagagttacccaaGAGCCTCTTGGTTGTTTTGTGGTAAATGCTCTTCTTGCTCAGCCTGCTAATTTAAGTattttccttggtcttcatgatgtccTTTCTGCACTAACATCCTCCAaaaaagccttcacagaactgatggatttgtactgagattaaattgcagTTTTAATATCTGTTTAAATACATctatttaattatgattttgtttATGGGTATTGGAGTAATAGAGCTGAAtaaaaaatgcatgccacacatttttggattatgatttgtaaaaatTTCAATCTATATATTTGAATTATTTCCAATCAgaaatatgcactactttgtcttgGTTCATCTCATGAattcacattaaaacacatttatatttgttttaaaaatgtgagaaaggttgagaggtatgaatactgttgcaaggaaaagtaaattttttattaCATGTATTTTTGTTAAACTACAGAACCTCAGCCAGACTTCTGGAGACCAAAGCAGCTAATCCATTCTCGCAGCATAACACGGTATCTGGGAAGAAACCCACCCCTGCAAAGAATCCCACTGTGGTCCTTGCTCTAGACAGGGTGGGCATTGATGGAACGAAATTCTCAACAGGACAGGTGTCATCTGTGCCAAATGGAGCACACCGCGCTGTGTCCTCCAGTGGAGCTGCTAAACCGTCTTTCTATGGGACGTCTCAAGGTTGGGACACGGTGAGGCGTACTTTCAACCCGCACAGAGGTCAGTGAGAAACAACTGTCTAATCATGTGCTGCTTCATCAGGGAATTTGGTCAGAtggttgtaaaacaaaatgcatctCCTATGTTTTATTACAGCCTCAACCCGTCCCTCCCGTATGTCCTCTTACAACCTCCCGTCCAACTCGCAACCTTTTGCTCAAGTTCAGGCGTCAGGCTATTCACCTGCCCTGCAGAGAAAGAGAAACAGCAGCTTTCCATCCAACTCCAAACCTTATGGCTGGATGACTGAGCCAGCAGCGCCCTCTGCTGCTGCGATCATGAAGGACTGGGACTTCGGTGCCTCACATGAAGCAGTATTTCAGCATCAAAGGCAGTCTGCTCCACATGCACCTCAGTCGATTCTGGTCAAACCtgacacacagaaaaacagcacGGATAAGGTAATGTCAGATTTATGTTTGCCTTTACTTCCATGTTCTTGGGCTTTTTACATGATTAAATGTATCTCTGAATTTCCAAAGCCGGTCAAATCAGTGCGGTTCCTGACCGATGAAGAGTCTCCTCCTCCAAGACATCGGACCTCCTCGTGGTCATCTGGGACTCAGGTTCACCCAGATTGCCGTCCTGGGCTCCTCCCTTTAGAGGTGTGGGCCCCATCACTCACCATGGGAAGAGACGGACCAGGGATCCTTCTGAAAGACGGAAAAGGTCTAGTTCTTAGGAAGGGCTTTGAAATGACCACGTCTGATCTAAATTCTAACCCACAGAAGCCATTCCACTCACAGCCATCTCTTTCAGTCCTGTCTGCTCAGTTCAGCCCCATCAGGTAACCCTCAGTTTGGGGTCTTCACTCACACAAATAAAGACAGACCTGAGCAAATATTGATCTGACTGTCTggtgtcatttttttgtttttcttgttttccagACACAGGGTGACCACAACACAGTTAGCCCAGACAGACTCAGAGCTCAGTCTGCTTCAAGGAGAGGTGGTCCTCGTCCACAAACCTCGGCC contains these protein-coding regions:
- the sh3rf2 gene encoding E3 ubiquitin-protein ligase SH3RF2, which translates into the protein MVDYSISDGPGSLLPFEPEELTLISLLECPLCFDQLDASAKVLPCQHTFCLSCLQRHEVAQSQIFCPECQAPVPVKTMEELPENLLLVRLLEGLQGLSGPDRGSHRGRYAVPVDWGGLEGQQPESQRRERQGYSEAPFKTPANNHRADMSGELVFTPANSALPSHKAEESRHYENISDGSRASLGSQTPQLQPLQQIQPQPLCRALCDFSPEEMNVEDSKYYLSFLKGDILTTLRRIDEHWIEARLGGKVGICPRQFMEPNPAAAKLLKGKSRSGSDSAEPHHQYGSGGKNKAADASSRSAHYGVPQVQAKTPVISALRKQPAVSSNISFQPPTNISSSISFKPPSAPRSHSYPRRVSRMSRRSDSHRHLLQSEKKMTSETPSTISVALMNPQMASTSADSKNSSTQQLSISVCAVLYSYKPRRPEELELRKGEMVGVYGKFKEGWLRGLSLRTGKVGILPSNYITPVLRTSARLLETKAANPFSQHNTVSGKKPTPAKNPTVVLALDRVGIDGTKFSTGQVSSVPNGAHRAVSSSGAAKPSFYGTSQGWDTVRRTFNPHRASTRPSRMSSYNLPSNSQPFAQVQASGYSPALQRKRNSSFPSNSKPYGWMTEPAAPSAAAIMKDWDFGASHEAVFQHQRQSAPHAPQSILVKPDTQKNSTDKPVKSVRFLTDEESPPPRHRTSSWSSGTQVHPDCRPGLLPLEVWAPSLTMGRDGPGILLKDGKGLVLRKGFEMTTSDLNSNPQKPFHSQPSLSVLSAQFSPIRHRVTTTQLAQTDSELSLLQGEVVLVHKPRPDGRVLLTQESSGQTGIFHNTILQALERLS